One segment of Tenrec ecaudatus isolate mTenEca1 chromosome 1, mTenEca1.hap1, whole genome shotgun sequence DNA contains the following:
- the CORT gene encoding cortistatin encodes MPLAPCLLLLLLPGGTTTATLPLWASLPGTDEGHLQEVTEIQNDLGPFLAWWNEWRTSRAAAEPLSGRAARGVGRWQDGAAPPQATRREKPPCKNFFWKTFASCK; translated from the exons ATGCCGCTGGCGCCCtgcctcctcctgctgctgctcccagggggcaccaccaccgccaccctgCCCCTGTGGGCCAGCCTCCCCGGCACCGATGAAGGG CACCTGCAGGAAGTGACCGAAATACAGAACGACCTTGGGCCTTTCCTAGCTTGGTGGAACGAGTGGCGGACGTCCCGGGCCGCGGCAGAGCCCCTGTCGGGCAGGGCGGCCAGGGGCGTGGGCAGGTGGCAGGATGGCGCGGCCCCTCCGCAGGCCACGCGGCGGGAGAAGCCGCCCTGCAAGAACTTCTTCTGGAAAACCTTCGCCTCCTGCAAGTAG